The Leucobacter sp. UCMA 4100 genome window below encodes:
- a CDS encoding MFS transporter, producing MTAASPVEARHSRYPLERGGALQRKTLWVLSAGTILGGLGVGASLSVGALLLAEVSGSAGISGLASAMFNMGAALAGIPLAKLAAAKGRRRAIVTGNSVAMVGAVTAVYGTSIGVWPVLALGILVLGVASSVQLLARFTATDLALPQNRARDLSLVVWTITIGAVVGPNLMGPGAWIGGVLGINPLAGVFVFTIAAQLLAATVSWFGLRPDPLLTARDLPAEDVSAAGSNAPVAVPISRGGQARVIVLIAMAQAVMVALMAMAPLHIMDTGGTHERVGFTLSLHIAGMYVLSPVFGMLAMKIGRPAVVSIGWAILLVSVGLAFVAHTSPIVMEASMMLLGVGWGAVTVAGATLITELTPVADRTKRQGQSDAIMSGSGAIAGVLAGIAFAVSGYQLIALVCLVLIAVGIIATVAVARESARARAASGADSQKAE from the coding sequence GTGACCGCCGCGAGCCCCGTCGAGGCACGGCACAGTCGGTACCCGCTGGAGCGCGGCGGCGCACTGCAACGAAAAACGCTCTGGGTGCTCTCTGCGGGCACCATCCTCGGCGGTCTCGGCGTTGGCGCCTCGCTCTCGGTCGGGGCCCTGTTGCTTGCAGAGGTGAGCGGCTCGGCCGGCATCTCGGGGCTCGCCTCGGCGATGTTCAACATGGGAGCGGCGCTCGCGGGTATTCCGCTTGCAAAGCTCGCGGCCGCGAAGGGCCGCCGCCGCGCAATCGTCACCGGCAACAGCGTCGCGATGGTTGGTGCGGTCACCGCGGTCTACGGCACCTCGATCGGGGTGTGGCCGGTGCTCGCGCTGGGTATTCTCGTGCTCGGTGTTGCGAGCTCGGTTCAGCTGCTCGCGCGCTTCACCGCGACTGACCTCGCACTGCCGCAAAACCGCGCGCGCGATCTCTCGCTCGTGGTCTGGACCATCACGATCGGCGCTGTTGTCGGCCCGAACCTCATGGGGCCGGGGGCGTGGATCGGCGGAGTGCTCGGCATCAACCCGCTCGCGGGCGTGTTCGTCTTCACGATTGCCGCGCAGCTGCTCGCGGCCACCGTGAGCTGGTTTGGGCTGCGGCCCGATCCGCTACTCACCGCACGTGACCTCCCGGCAGAAGACGTCTCTGCCGCAGGTTCGAACGCTCCCGTCGCCGTGCCCATTAGTCGCGGCGGCCAGGCGCGGGTCATCGTGCTCATCGCCATGGCGCAGGCGGTCATGGTGGCGCTCATGGCGATGGCGCCACTCCACATCATGGACACGGGTGGCACCCACGAGCGCGTGGGCTTCACCCTGAGCCTGCACATCGCCGGCATGTACGTGCTTTCTCCGGTCTTCGGCATGCTCGCGATGAAGATCGGGCGCCCCGCGGTGGTGAGCATCGGCTGGGCCATTCTGCTCGTCTCGGTTGGGCTCGCCTTCGTAGCTCACACCTCGCCCATTGTGATGGAAGCGTCAATGATGCTGCTCGGCGTCGGCTGGGGAGCCGTTACGGTGGCAGGCGCGACGCTCATCACCGAGCTCACGCCGGTCGCTGACCGCACGAAACGCCAGGGCCAATCAGACGCGATTATGAGCGGATCGGGCGCGATCGCCGGCGTGCTCGCAGGCATCGCTTTTGCCGTGAGCGGGTACCAGCTCATTGCGCTCGTGTGCCTCGTGCTCATCGCGGTAGGCATCATCGCCACCGTGGCTGTTGCCCGCGAGTCGGCACGCGCACGAGCCGCGAGCGGGGCAGATTCTCAGAAGGCAGAGTAA
- a CDS encoding NAD(P)/FAD-dependent oxidoreductase, producing the protein MQHAEIVIIGGGPAGLAAGLSLVRNLRRVTILDSNRPRHSATLTAHGFLTRDGIAPSELRRIGREEFEAYEHANFHQAKATSVRPLSAEEARDQGFSDGIGFEITASGVRGNPDVHLFTQRVLVTAGLVEELPAFASIRVFYGTALHSCVECDGFEKSDAPLALIGETTDLFQRALLVGRFSSDLVVFTNGADTISEAEEAYLRSIDIPVDRREIDDLVGVQSEMTGVRLKDSTVIPRVGGFVRPRWHAPVEFLSEREIERNDWGLLLVDARGETSVQGLYAAGDIVPPGPRSLMIAAGAGAQTALRMNMDLIRATHHLGPVPNPRNSR; encoded by the coding sequence TTGCAGCACGCTGAGATCGTCATCATCGGCGGCGGCCCCGCGGGGCTTGCCGCCGGCCTGAGCCTCGTTCGTAACCTTCGCAGGGTCACGATTCTCGACTCGAATCGGCCGAGACACTCAGCAACACTCACGGCTCACGGCTTTCTCACGAGAGACGGTATCGCGCCCAGCGAGCTTCGCCGCATCGGGCGCGAAGAATTTGAGGCGTACGAACACGCCAACTTTCACCAGGCGAAGGCGACGAGTGTTCGTCCGCTTTCGGCTGAGGAAGCGCGTGATCAAGGCTTCAGCGATGGGATCGGCTTCGAGATCACAGCTTCGGGTGTGAGGGGCAACCCTGACGTGCACCTCTTCACCCAGCGTGTACTCGTGACTGCGGGTCTCGTCGAAGAACTACCAGCCTTTGCTTCGATCCGCGTCTTCTATGGCACGGCATTGCACAGTTGTGTCGAGTGCGACGGCTTTGAAAAGAGCGACGCGCCGCTCGCGCTCATCGGTGAAACCACCGATCTCTTTCAGCGTGCGCTGCTCGTGGGGCGCTTCAGCAGCGACCTTGTCGTCTTCACGAACGGTGCCGACACCATCAGCGAAGCTGAAGAAGCTTACTTGCGCTCCATCGACATACCCGTCGATCGACGTGAAATCGATGATCTCGTCGGGGTACAATCGGAGATGACCGGTGTGCGGCTCAAGGATTCAACTGTGATTCCGAGGGTCGGTGGGTTCGTAAGGCCCAGGTGGCACGCGCCGGTTGAATTCTTGTCAGAACGCGAGATTGAGCGCAATGACTGGGGTCTTCTTCTCGTCGATGCACGCGGTGAAACCTCGGTTCAAGGCCTCTATGCTGCGGGAGACATCGTGCCGCCAGGCCCGAGGTCTCTCATGATTGCAGCGGGGGCCGGCGCTCAGACCGCCCTTCGTATGAATATGGATCTGATTCGTGCCACACACCACCTCGGCCCAGTACCGAACCCCAGAAATTCACGGTAG
- a CDS encoding LysR family transcriptional regulator — protein MTTLRNAESYDSIDSTEMRILHALSTTGSLTQVAATLGLSQPAISQRLKRLEQRLAVPLIERQGRGVRLTPAGQILADHGRTVVAEIDAALAAIDDLRGDRGGVLRMAGFPSASATVIPRLMRMLQEQAPQVTFQYREQEPPEAIQLLRDGEVDCALVFQYSESEPLPTLFEFTPLWREEMWLVVPEERSQGMERAALSAFRDDQWIAGCTRCRGHLTRATKRHGFEPEIVQETDNMPASIAMVAAGNSVSMVPGLALAAQPTLPAGARALRLEEPEYRTIGLINVDTANESPAVKLAKRLLGNIDGSTWNLLTERVAR, from the coding sequence ATGACCACGCTGCGTAATGCCGAGTCGTATGACTCAATTGACTCAACCGAGATGCGCATTCTTCATGCGCTCTCGACCACCGGGTCGCTCACCCAGGTCGCTGCGACCCTGGGGCTGAGCCAACCCGCGATCAGCCAACGACTGAAGCGCCTCGAGCAGCGGCTCGCGGTGCCGCTCATCGAACGGCAGGGGAGGGGTGTTCGGCTCACCCCGGCAGGCCAGATTCTCGCCGATCACGGGCGTACCGTGGTCGCCGAGATCGACGCCGCTCTCGCAGCCATCGATGACCTTCGAGGCGACCGCGGGGGAGTGTTGCGCATGGCAGGATTCCCCTCGGCCTCGGCCACGGTGATTCCGCGGCTCATGCGCATGCTGCAGGAGCAGGCACCTCAGGTGACCTTTCAGTACCGCGAGCAGGAGCCGCCAGAGGCGATTCAGCTGCTGCGTGACGGTGAGGTTGACTGCGCGCTCGTCTTTCAGTACTCAGAGTCTGAACCCCTGCCGACGCTCTTCGAGTTCACGCCGCTCTGGCGCGAGGAGATGTGGCTCGTCGTTCCCGAAGAGCGCTCGCAGGGCATGGAACGTGCGGCGCTTTCCGCGTTTCGTGATGACCAGTGGATCGCGGGCTGCACCCGCTGCCGCGGCCACCTGACCCGCGCGACCAAGCGCCACGGCTTTGAACCCGAGATTGTGCAAGAAACCGACAATATGCCGGCCTCGATCGCGATGGTAGCCGCCGGTAACTCGGTCTCGATGGTGCCCGGCTTGGCGCTCGCTGCGCAGCCGACGCTGCCTGCGGGAGCTCGCGCGCTGCGACTCGAAGAGCCTGAGTATCGAACGATTGGTCTCATCAACGTTGACACCGCCAACGAGAGCCCCGCGGTGAAACTCGCGAAGCGGCTGCTCGGCAACATCGACGGCAGTACCTGGAACCTCCTCACCGAACGAGTCGCTCGGTGA
- the rlmN gene encoding 23S rRNA (adenine(2503)-C(2))-methyltransferase RlmN encodes MDPTKLAHTDGNGYRSTRPKQVRPKAEGWVQATNPDGRPTLQFASPRVKQPPQHLADMTLEEREAAIKELGLPGFRAKQISKHYFEHYTSDTEAMTDLPKDSRAAITDRFFPPLLTEVKRLQTDNGDTIKFLWRLFDGALVESVLMRYPGRITLCVSSQCGCGMNCPFCATGQAGLTRNMSTAEILDQVVQANRIIRAGELGGTRRGSVHFSEERVNNIVFMGMGEPLANYKRVMNAVHRMAAEAPEGLGMSARGITVSTVGLAPAIRKLADENLPVTFALSLHAPDDELRDELIPVNSRWKVDEVLDAAKHYFDTTGRRVSIEYALIKDMNDHAWRADLLAERLNARGRGWVHVNPIPLNPTPGSIWTSSDPDVTDEFVRRLNAAGIPTTLRDTRGKDIDGACGQLVATEADKQEAQRIAASDS; translated from the coding sequence ATGGATCCCACAAAACTCGCGCACACCGACGGCAACGGCTACCGGTCAACCAGGCCAAAACAGGTTCGCCCGAAGGCCGAGGGCTGGGTTCAGGCGACGAACCCAGACGGCCGCCCGACCCTGCAGTTTGCCTCGCCGCGCGTGAAACAGCCGCCGCAGCACCTGGCCGACATGACGCTCGAAGAGCGCGAGGCCGCTATCAAAGAGCTCGGGTTGCCCGGGTTTCGTGCGAAGCAGATCTCGAAGCACTACTTCGAGCACTACACCTCAGACACTGAGGCAATGACCGATCTGCCCAAGGATTCACGCGCGGCGATCACCGATCGTTTCTTCCCGCCGCTGCTCACCGAGGTAAAGCGGCTGCAAACCGACAACGGTGACACCATCAAGTTCCTGTGGCGACTCTTCGACGGTGCCCTCGTCGAGTCGGTACTTATGCGCTACCCGGGCCGCATCACGCTGTGCGTCTCAAGCCAGTGTGGCTGCGGTATGAACTGCCCCTTCTGTGCGACGGGGCAGGCGGGCCTCACCAGAAACATGTCGACCGCCGAGATTCTCGACCAGGTCGTGCAGGCAAACCGCATCATTCGTGCCGGCGAGCTTGGCGGCACGAGGCGCGGCTCGGTGCACTTCTCAGAAGAGCGCGTCAACAACATCGTGTTCATGGGCATGGGTGAGCCACTCGCGAACTACAAGCGCGTCATGAACGCCGTGCACCGCATGGCGGCCGAGGCTCCCGAGGGCCTCGGGATGAGCGCGCGCGGCATCACGGTCTCGACCGTCGGGCTCGCGCCGGCGATCCGCAAGCTTGCCGACGAGAACCTTCCCGTCACCTTTGCGCTGTCATTGCACGCGCCAGACGACGAACTGCGCGACGAACTCATCCCGGTGAACAGTCGCTGGAAAGTCGACGAGGTGCTCGACGCTGCAAAGCACTACTTTGACACGACCGGGCGACGCGTCTCGATCGAGTACGCCCTCATTAAAGACATGAACGATCACGCCTGGCGTGCTGATTTGCTCGCCGAGCGGCTCAACGCAAGGGGGAGGGGCTGGGTGCACGTGAACCCGATTCCGCTGAACCCGACCCCTGGGTCGATCTGGACCTCGAGCGATCCCGACGTCACCGACGAGTTCGTGCGCAGACTCAATGCCGCCGGCATTCCAACGACACTGCGTGATACGCGCGGTAAAGACATCGATGGTGCATGCGGGCAGCTCGTTGCAACCGAGGCCGATAAGCAGGAAGCACAGCGCATCGCGGCGAGCGATTCATAA
- the gltX gene encoding glutamate--tRNA ligase, which yields MSTSDSAPKFSTATGSDVRVRFCPSPTGTPHVGMVRTALFNWAYARHTGGTFVFRIEDTDAARDSEESYGQILESMRWLGLDWDEGIDVGGPHGPYRQSQRGEIYADVAKRLLEAGYLYESFSTAEEIDARNEAAGRPKQLGYDNYDRTLTDEQKAAFRAEGREPALRFRIPDDLDLSFDDLVRGEISFPAGSTIDYVVVRPNGAALYTLTNPVDDALMGVTHVLRGEDLLSSTPRQIAMHNALVEIGLETAIPRFGHLPYVMGEGNKKLSKRDPESNLLHHRARGFIPEGLINYLSLLGWSIAADRDIFSVDELVAAFDVEDVNPNPARFDQKKADSINGDQIRLLAEADFTERMVPYLVDGGLIGEEPSVEELEIVRAAAPLVQSRVAVMSEVVGLTEFLFAKSEDIVYEDDALKTLKDGSLEALKAGRAALEGVEASAWNTESIQGALQDALIDGLGLKPRIAFGSLRVAASGKRISPPLFESFEILGKPETIARLDRFATFLEHRE from the coding sequence ATGTCTACAAGTGATTCTGCTCCGAAGTTTTCAACCGCTACCGGAAGCGACGTTCGCGTACGCTTTTGCCCCTCGCCGACCGGCACGCCGCACGTCGGCATGGTGCGCACAGCCCTCTTCAACTGGGCCTACGCACGCCACACCGGAGGCACGTTCGTCTTTCGTATCGAAGACACCGACGCCGCCCGTGATAGCGAAGAGAGCTACGGCCAAATTCTTGAATCGATGCGCTGGCTCGGTCTCGACTGGGACGAGGGCATCGATGTTGGCGGGCCGCACGGCCCGTACCGCCAGTCACAGCGTGGCGAAATTTACGCCGATGTCGCGAAGCGCCTGCTTGAAGCAGGGTACCTCTACGAGAGCTTCTCAACGGCAGAAGAGATCGATGCCCGCAACGAGGCCGCTGGTCGACCAAAGCAGCTCGGGTACGACAACTACGACCGCACGCTGACCGACGAGCAGAAGGCAGCGTTTCGTGCCGAGGGTCGCGAGCCCGCGTTGCGCTTCCGTATTCCTGACGACCTTGACCTCTCGTTCGACGACCTGGTGCGTGGCGAGATCTCGTTCCCTGCCGGTTCAACCATTGACTACGTGGTCGTGCGCCCGAACGGCGCTGCGCTTTACACGCTCACGAACCCCGTCGATGATGCACTCATGGGGGTGACGCACGTGCTGCGCGGCGAAGACCTCCTTTCGTCGACGCCGCGTCAGATCGCGATGCACAACGCGCTCGTTGAGATTGGTCTCGAGACCGCGATCCCACGTTTCGGCCACCTGCCATACGTCATGGGTGAGGGCAACAAGAAGCTCTCGAAGCGTGACCCAGAGTCGAACCTCTTGCATCACCGCGCGCGCGGTTTCATTCCCGAGGGGCTGATTAACTACCTCTCGTTGCTTGGCTGGTCAATTGCTGCCGACCGTGACATCTTCTCGGTTGACGAGCTTGTCGCGGCCTTTGACGTCGAAGACGTGAACCCGAACCCTGCCCGATTCGACCAGAAGAAGGCCGACTCGATTAACGGTGACCAGATTCGTCTGCTCGCAGAAGCCGACTTCACCGAGCGCATGGTGCCTTACCTCGTCGATGGCGGCCTCATCGGCGAGGAGCCCTCTGTCGAAGAGCTCGAGATTGTTCGCGCGGCAGCACCCCTCGTGCAGTCACGCGTCGCAGTCATGAGCGAGGTTGTCGGCCTTACGGAGTTCCTCTTTGCGAAGAGCGAAGACATCGTCTACGAAGATGATGCACTCAAGACACTCAAAGACGGCTCGCTCGAGGCGTTGAAAGCGGGGCGTGCCGCGCTCGAAGGAGTCGAGGCGTCGGCCTGGAACACTGAGTCGATTCAGGGAGCGCTGCAGGACGCGCTCATTGACGGTCTTGGCCTGAAGCCCCGAATTGCGTTTGGGTCGTTGCGAGTAGCCGCATCTGGCAAGCGTATCTCGCCGCCCCTGTTCGAATCGTTTGAGATTTTGGGTAAGCCCGAGACGATTGCACGTCTCGATCGCTTCGCCACCTTCCTTGAGCACCGGGAGTAA
- a CDS encoding queuosine precursor transporter produces MPHTTSAQYRTPEIHGSYAVIVALFTGLLVISNVVAVKLISFGPLTVDGGVFLFPLVYIVGDVLAEVYGFKGTRRAIFTGFALSILATATILLVQVSPAAAEWGGQAAYEEILGFVPRIVAASMAGYLAGQLVNAWVLVKLRDRARQAKGPAASLWFRLIGSTAVGQLVDTTVFCIIAFYGVIVGWQFLGYTVLGYVIKVGAEVVLLPVTTRVITWVRRREGVTPEL; encoded by the coding sequence GTGCCACACACCACCTCGGCCCAGTACCGAACCCCAGAAATTCACGGTAGCTACGCCGTCATTGTTGCGCTGTTCACGGGCTTGCTCGTGATCTCAAACGTCGTAGCGGTCAAGCTCATTTCGTTTGGCCCGCTCACGGTCGATGGGGGAGTGTTCCTATTTCCGCTCGTGTATATCGTGGGTGATGTGCTCGCCGAGGTCTACGGCTTTAAAGGCACTCGGCGAGCTATTTTCACGGGCTTTGCGCTCTCAATTCTCGCGACAGCAACGATTCTGCTCGTGCAAGTTTCACCAGCCGCGGCCGAGTGGGGCGGTCAGGCTGCCTACGAAGAGATTCTCGGGTTCGTTCCCCGCATTGTTGCCGCGAGCATGGCCGGCTACCTCGCCGGTCAACTCGTTAACGCATGGGTACTCGTGAAACTGCGAGACCGGGCACGGCAGGCGAAAGGGCCAGCAGCATCACTCTGGTTCAGGCTTATTGGCTCAACCGCGGTTGGCCAGCTTGTTGACACGACGGTGTTTTGTATAATCGCGTTTTACGGCGTGATCGTCGGCTGGCAGTTTCTCGGGTACACCGTGCTCGGCTACGTCATCAAGGTCGGGGCAGAGGTGGTTCTCTTGCCGGTTACGACCCGCGTGATTACGTGGGTGCGCAGGCGCGAGGGCGTGACCCCCGAGCTCTAA
- the tgt gene encoding tRNA guanosine(34) transglycosylase Tgt — MNTNQSEPTEAPFSFALGTRQNEGSFRGTDDRPLGRTGTIRTPHGEISTPAFIPVGTKATVKAVLPETMDDLGSQALLANAYHLFLQPGSDLVDEAGGLGRFMNWPGPTFTDSGGFQVMSLGVGFKKVISMTEAEHTDLEVIAKTKDRLARVDEDGVTFKSFINGDTHRFTPEVSMQIQHQLGADIMFAFDECTTLLNTRPYQEDSVARTARWAVRCLDEHAKLTAERTHRPYQALFGVVQGAQYEDLRRDAARGLAEMTGSEHPEQMFDGFGIGGALEKADLGRIVSWVTDELPEHKPRHLLGISEPDDFFVAVAAGADTFDCVAPSRGARGGTLYTWNGRLNAKAAAQRRRFEPLDAECDCYTCENYTAAYVHHLFKSKEMLASTLSTIHNERFHVRLVDRIRQSIEDDTFVELREEVIGKFYGPDFLREFLATRVA, encoded by the coding sequence GTGAACACGAACCAGTCAGAGCCCACCGAAGCCCCCTTCTCCTTTGCCCTCGGTACCCGTCAAAACGAAGGGAGCTTTCGAGGTACCGACGATCGACCTCTCGGGCGAACGGGCACGATCCGCACCCCTCACGGCGAGATCAGTACCCCCGCGTTCATTCCGGTGGGAACCAAAGCAACCGTCAAAGCGGTTCTTCCCGAGACGATGGATGACCTCGGCAGCCAGGCGCTTCTTGCGAACGCCTATCACCTCTTCTTGCAGCCGGGCAGCGACCTCGTTGATGAGGCTGGCGGTCTCGGGCGCTTCATGAACTGGCCCGGCCCCACGTTCACTGATTCAGGTGGGTTCCAGGTCATGTCACTCGGTGTCGGCTTCAAGAAGGTCATCTCAATGACCGAAGCCGAGCACACCGACCTTGAGGTCATCGCGAAAACAAAAGATCGACTCGCACGCGTCGACGAAGACGGCGTGACGTTCAAGTCGTTCATCAACGGTGACACCCACCGTTTCACGCCCGAGGTTTCGATGCAGATTCAACATCAGCTCGGCGCCGACATCATGTTCGCTTTCGACGAGTGCACGACCCTGCTCAACACGCGCCCCTACCAGGAAGACTCGGTTGCACGAACCGCTCGCTGGGCAGTGCGGTGCCTCGATGAACACGCAAAGCTCACCGCCGAGCGCACGCACCGCCCCTATCAAGCACTCTTTGGCGTGGTCCAAGGTGCGCAGTACGAAGACCTTCGCCGCGATGCTGCACGAGGGCTCGCCGAGATGACGGGCAGCGAACACCCCGAGCAAATGTTTGATGGCTTCGGTATTGGTGGCGCCCTCGAGAAAGCCGACCTCGGCCGTATCGTTTCGTGGGTCACCGACGAACTCCCAGAACATAAGCCCCGCCACCTACTCGGCATCTCAGAGCCAGATGACTTCTTCGTCGCGGTTGCCGCGGGCGCCGATACGTTCGACTGCGTTGCGCCATCGCGTGGCGCGAGGGGTGGCACGCTCTACACCTGGAATGGGCGCTTGAACGCGAAAGCTGCCGCACAGCGTCGCCGCTTCGAACCTCTCGACGCTGAGTGCGACTGCTACACCTGCGAAAACTACACCGCGGCCTACGTGCACCACCTCTTCAAGTCAAAAGAGATGCTCGCGTCGACCCTCTCGACCATTCACAACGAGCGCTTTCACGTGCGACTCGTCGACCGCATCAGGCAGAGCATCGAAGACGACACCTTCGTCGAGCTCCGCGAAGAAGTCATCGGCAAGTTTTACGGGCCCGACTTCCTCAGGGAGTTTCTCGCAACGCGCGTGGCTTAG